A DNA window from Selenomonas sp. oral taxon 126 contains the following coding sequences:
- the uvrA gene encoding excinuclease ABC subunit UvrA: protein MNESIKIEGARAHNLKNINVEIPRDKLVVVTGLSGSGKSSLAFDTIYAEGQRRYVESLSAYARQFLGQMDKPDVDNIEGLSPAISIDQKTTSHNPRSTVGTVTEVYDYLRLLYARAGRPHCPSCGKPIAQQSVDQMVDAIMTQPEGTKLLIMAQLVRGKKGEHRKILDQIRRDGYVRVRIDGELRDLGEEIALEKQKKHTIEIVVDRLVVRAGMESRLTDSLETALRAGGGVVYVQVVDGELLMFSENFACVDCGISLPEIAPRMFSFNSPFGACPVCTGLGSHKEFDPDLVVPDPTLSVADGVFAPLSKNPNSYGMRAITALLRAHDYDEHTQWNRMDKKTQQMLLHGSEEYVSFQYTNMFGEEKEYNVPYEGVLPALARRYRETDSEEMRESYEDYMTDTPCTACHGARLKPETLAVTVGGKNIAELTALTIREADAFLTEAEKDFSPREAKIAVEILKEIHARLNFLLDVGLDYLTLSRAAGTLSGGEAQRIRLATQIGSGLMGVLYILDEPSIGLHQRDNNRLLATLRHLRDLGNTLIVVEHDEDTMHAADHIIDIGPGAGEHGGEVVAEGTAAEIMKNPASITGQYLARRKFIPVPAERRKGNGNVLEIVGAAENNLKNINVKFPLGTLTLVTGVSGSGKSTLVNEILYRGVASRLYRAKGKPGKHKKIKGLEHIDKVINIDQQPIGRTPRSNPATYTGVFDAIRDLFSQVSESRMRGYKAGRFSFNVKGGRCEACRGDGILKIEMQFLPDVYVPCEVCKGARYNRETLEVHYKGKTIAEVLDMTIEEAVTFFRNVPRIARKLEIIRDVGLGYIRLGQPATTLSGGEAQRVKLATELSKRSTGKTLYILDEPTTGLHAADIHKLLVILQRLVDGGDTVVVIEHNLDVIKAADYVIDLGPEGGVRGGTIVAKGTPEQIVEVPESYTGQFLKPLLEEKHPL, encoded by the coding sequence ATGAACGAAAGCATCAAAATCGAAGGGGCGCGTGCCCACAATCTGAAGAATATCAACGTGGAGATTCCGCGCGACAAGCTGGTCGTGGTAACGGGGCTGTCCGGCTCGGGCAAGTCCTCGCTCGCCTTTGACACGATCTACGCCGAGGGGCAGCGCCGCTATGTCGAGTCGCTGTCGGCGTACGCGCGGCAGTTCCTCGGGCAGATGGACAAGCCCGACGTGGACAATATCGAGGGGCTGTCACCCGCAATCTCCATCGACCAGAAGACGACGAGCCACAACCCGCGCTCGACGGTGGGCACGGTGACGGAGGTCTATGACTATCTGCGCCTCCTCTACGCGCGCGCGGGGCGTCCGCACTGCCCGAGCTGCGGCAAGCCCATCGCACAGCAGAGCGTCGATCAGATGGTGGATGCCATCATGACGCAGCCTGAGGGGACGAAGCTCCTCATCATGGCGCAGCTCGTGCGCGGGAAAAAGGGCGAGCACCGCAAGATCCTCGACCAGATCCGCCGCGACGGCTATGTGCGCGTGCGCATCGACGGGGAACTGCGTGACCTCGGCGAGGAGATTGCGCTCGAGAAGCAGAAGAAGCATACGATCGAGATCGTCGTTGACCGTCTTGTCGTGCGTGCGGGTATGGAGAGCCGTCTGACAGACTCGCTTGAGACAGCGCTGCGTGCGGGCGGCGGTGTGGTCTACGTGCAGGTGGTGGACGGGGAACTCCTCATGTTCAGCGAGAATTTTGCCTGCGTGGACTGCGGCATTTCGCTCCCCGAGATTGCGCCGCGTATGTTCTCGTTCAACAGTCCGTTCGGCGCGTGTCCCGTCTGTACGGGACTCGGCAGTCACAAGGAGTTTGACCCCGATCTCGTCGTGCCTGACCCGACCCTCAGCGTGGCGGACGGCGTATTTGCACCACTGTCGAAGAATCCGAACTCCTACGGCATGCGCGCAATCACGGCACTCCTCCGCGCGCATGACTATGACGAGCACACGCAGTGGAACCGCATGGACAAGAAGACGCAGCAGATGCTCCTCCACGGCTCGGAGGAGTATGTCTCCTTCCAATATACGAATATGTTTGGCGAGGAAAAGGAGTACAACGTGCCCTATGAGGGCGTGCTGCCCGCGCTTGCGCGCCGCTATCGCGAGACGGACTCCGAGGAGATGCGCGAGAGCTACGAGGACTATATGACGGACACGCCCTGTACGGCGTGTCACGGGGCGCGTCTCAAGCCCGAGACACTTGCCGTCACCGTCGGCGGCAAGAACATTGCCGAGCTCACGGCGCTCACGATCCGAGAGGCGGATGCATTCCTCACGGAGGCGGAGAAGGATTTTTCCCCACGCGAGGCGAAGATTGCCGTGGAGATTCTCAAGGAGATTCACGCGCGTCTCAACTTCCTCCTCGATGTGGGGCTCGACTATCTCACGCTCTCACGTGCGGCGGGGACACTCTCAGGAGGCGAGGCGCAGCGCATCCGACTCGCGACGCAGATCGGCTCGGGGCTGATGGGCGTACTCTACATCCTCGACGAGCCGAGCATCGGTCTGCACCAGCGCGACAACAACCGTCTGCTCGCGACCCTGCGCCATCTGCGCGACCTTGGCAATACGCTGATCGTCGTCGAGCATGACGAGGACACGATGCACGCCGCCGACCACATCATCGACATCGGTCCGGGGGCGGGCGAGCATGGCGGCGAAGTGGTCGCCGAGGGGACGGCGGCGGAGATTATGAAGAATCCCGCCTCCATCACGGGGCAGTACCTCGCACGCAGGAAGTTCATCCCCGTGCCCGCCGAGCGGCGCAAGGGCAACGGCAATGTGCTCGAAATCGTGGGTGCGGCGGAGAACAATCTCAAGAACATCAACGTGAAATTCCCGCTCGGGACGCTGACCCTCGTCACGGGTGTCTCCGGCTCGGGCAAGTCGACGCTCGTCAACGAAATCCTCTATCGCGGCGTCGCCTCGCGCCTCTACCGCGCGAAGGGGAAGCCTGGCAAGCACAAGAAGATCAAGGGGCTTGAGCACATCGACAAGGTTATCAACATCGATCAGCAGCCGATTGGGCGCACGCCGCGCTCGAATCCCGCGACCTATACGGGCGTGTTCGACGCGATTCGCGACCTCTTTAGTCAGGTCTCGGAGTCGCGCATGCGCGGCTACAAGGCGGGGCGGTTCAGCTTCAACGTGAAGGGCGGACGCTGCGAGGCGTGCCGTGGGGACGGCATCCTCAAGATCGAGATGCAGTTCCTCCCCGATGTCTACGTCCCCTGTGAGGTGTGCAAGGGCGCGCGCTACAACCGCGAGACGCTCGAGGTACACTACAAGGGCAAGACCATCGCCGAGGTGCTCGACATGACCATCGAGGAGGCGGTGACGTTCTTCCGGAATGTGCCGCGCATCGCACGCAAGCTCGAAATCATCCGCGACGTGGGGCTTGGTTATATTCGTCTCGGACAGCCCGCGACGACGCTCTCGGGCGGCGAGGCGCAGCGTGTGAAGCTCGCAACGGAGCTGTCGAAGCGCAGCACGGGCAAGACGCTCTACATCCTCGACGAGCCGACGACAGGTCTGCATGCGGCGGACATCCACAAGCTGCTCGTGATATTGCAGCGGCTCGTCGACGGCGGCGATACGGTCGTTGTCATCGAGCACAACCTCGACGTGATTAAGGCGGCGGACTATGTCATCGACCTCGGCCCCGAGGGCGGCGTGCGCGGCGGGACGATTGTCGCAAAGGGAACGCCCGAGCAGATCGTTGAAGTGCCTGA